From one Amia ocellicauda isolate fAmiCal2 chromosome 17, fAmiCal2.hap1, whole genome shotgun sequence genomic stretch:
- the LOC136712859 gene encoding inositol 1,4,5-trisphosphate receptor-interacting protein-like: MHGHCLLGVELILCGLIFWGLCSRRRRWKREPKAEPEEESVAKPEADPEVEPEEESEEESVAEPEEESVAEPEIEPEEESEEESVADPEEESVAEPEADPEVEPEEESEEESVAEPEIEPEEESEEESVAESEADPEVEPEEKSEEESVADPEEESVAEPEIEPEEESEEESVAEPEIEPEEEPEEESVAESEANPEVEPEEESEEVLVADPEVEAEEESVAESEADPEVEPEEESVAKSEADPEVRPEAGPEEESEADPQEESVPNPETWTKKQLIGKLKVISKGGVAGDRDGDICFVQEVVEHLLDVARASSQLCTDMLQEGCVGVGSQFEGGWSSGRQKDPDYDMLVVINPPRTLSFQVELGYNDASNPLAWEAPPDYRGQGRVRLISTSPPSQGVPPRPHELNSSLDWMGPGEHLEPALVLQWLGSALKKAWGQRTTMKVTFGGAECPCRLQLENPSGHRLYVNLVPAVRVEGTNAFLVTQGPVLRPPEHWVQWFSVDEGNFLRDVTQKMPSNSCHLKCLHMLSVANTKPASLSPEDPVSSFLTSYHLKTIVLYMLLRWPDQQDWTQRQLSRQLQIALGMLEKHLECKWLPHCVQGSRDLGSLQGMSPVFPHTSSVNLFEPLKQDPHLHMVARKDFRRLTARLRMFTRSFCEKTRRRNSEIAENRLNEWPL, encoded by the coding sequence ATGCACGGGCACTGTTTGCTTGGAGTGGAGCTGATCCTGTGTGGGCTAATCTTCTGGGGCCTGTGCTCTAGAAGGAGAAGGTGGAAGAGGGAGCCAAAGGCCGAGCCAGAGGAAGAGTCAGTGGCCAAGCCAGAGGCTGACCCAGAGGTCGAGCCAGAGGAGGAGTCAGAGGAAGAGTCAGTGGCCGAGCCAGAGGAAGAGTCAGTGGCTGAGCCAGAGATCGAGCCAGAGGAGGAGTCGGAGGAAGAGTCAGTGGCCGACCCAGAGGAAGAGTCAGTGGCCGAGCCAGAGGCTGACCCAGAGGTCGAGCCAGAGGAGGAGTCAGAGGAAGAGTCAGTGGCTGAGCCAGAGATCGAGCCAGAGGAGGAGTCGGAGGAAGAGTCAGTGGCCGAGTCAGAGGCCGACCCAGAGGTCGAGCCAGAGGAAAAGTCAGAGGAAGAGTCAGTGGCCGACCCAGAGGAAGAGTCAGTGGCCGAGCCAGAGATCGAGCCAGAGGAGGAGTCAGAGGAAGAGTCAGTGGCCGAGCCAGAGATCGAGCCAGAGGAGGAGCCAGAGGAAGAGTCAGTGGCCGAGTCAGAGGCCAACCCAGAGGTTGAGCCAGAGGAGGAGTCAGAGGAAGTGTTAGTGGCCGACCCAGAGGTCGAGGCAGAGGAGGAGTCAGTGGCCGAGTCAGAGGCCGACCCAGAGGTCGAGCCAGAGGAAGAGTCAGTGGCTAAGTCAGAGGCCGACCCAGAGGTCAGGCCAGAGGCTGGGCCAGAGGAAGAGTCAGAGGCCGACCCACAGGAAGAGTCAGTGCCAAATCCAGAGACTTGGACCAAGAAACAGCTGATAGGCAAGCTTAAAGTCATCTCAAAAGGTGGTGTTGCCGGAGACAGAGACGGAGACATCTGTTTTGTCCAAGAGGTAGTGGAACATCTCCTGGATGTGGCACGGGCCTCCAGCCAGCTGTGTACCGACATGCTGCAGGAAGGCTGTGTGGGTGTGGGCAGCCAGTTTGAGGGCGGTTGGAGCAGCGGAAGACAGAAAGATCCTGATTATGATATGTTGGTAGTCATCAACCCGCCCCGCACTCTCTCCTTCCAGGTGGAGCTTGGCTATAATGATGCAAGCAATCCCCTGGCTTGGGAGGCCCCCCCTGATTACCGCGGGCAGGGAAGGGTGCGTTTAATCAGTACCTCCCCGCCCTCTCAGGGTGTGCCACCCAGGCCTCATGAGCTGAACAGCAGCCTGGACTGGATGGGCCCTGGGGAGCACCTGGAGCCTGCCCTGGTGCTGCAGTGGCTGGGAAGTGCACTTAAGAAGGCCTGGGGCCAAAGGACAACAATGAAGGTGACCTTCGGGGGGGCAGAGTGTCCCTGCAGGCTGCAACTGGAGAATCCTTCAGGCCACAGGCTGTATGTAAACCTGGTGCCTGCAGTGAGAGTGGAAGGCACCAATGCTTTCCTGGTCACCCAGGGACCCGTGCTGCGGCCTCCAGAGCACTGGGTCCAGTGGTTCAGCGTGGACGAGGGCAACTTCCTGCGGGACGTGACTCAGAAGATGCCAAGTAATTCGTGCCACCTGAAATGTCTGCACATGCTCTCCGTCGCCAACACCAAGCCAGCGTCTCTCAGCCCAGAGGACCCTGTGTCCTCCTTCCTGACGTCCTACCATCTGAAGACGATTGTGCTGTACATGCTGCTCAGATGGCCCGATCAGCAGGACTGGACGCAGAGGCAGCTATCTAGGCAGCTCCAAATCGCCCTTGGTATGCTGGAGAAACACCTGGAGTGCAAGTGGCTCCCCCACTGTGTGCAGGGGTCCCGGGACCTAGGCTCGCTCCAGGGGATGTCCCCCGTGTTCCCGCACACATCATCCGTCAACCTCTTCGAGCCACTGAAGCAGGACCCCCATCTGCACATGGTGGCAAGGAAAGACTTCCGGCGGCTAACGGCACGGCTCAGGATGTTCACACGCAGTTTCTGTGAGAAGACCAGACGCAGGAACAGCGAAATCGCAGAGAACAGGCTGAATGAATGGCCACTGTGA
- the LOC136712860 gene encoding inositol 1,4,5-trisphosphate receptor-interacting protein-like: MHGHWLLGVELILCGLIFWGLCSRRRRWKREPKAEPEEESVAKPEADPEVEPEEESEEESVAEPEEESVAEPEIEPEEESEEESVADPEEESVAEPEADPEVEPEEESEEESVAEPEIEPEEESEEESVAESEADPEVEPEEKSEEESVADPEEESVAEPEIEPEEESEEESVAEPEIEPEEEPEEESVAESEANPEVEPEEESEEVLVADPEVEAEEESVAESEADPEVEPEEESVAKSEADPEVRPEAGPEEESEADPQEESVPNPETWTKKQLIGKLKVISKGGVAGDRDGDICFVQEVVEHLLDVARASSQLCTDMLQEGCVGVGSQFEGGWSSGRQKDPDYDMLVVINPPRTLSFQVELGYNDASNPLAWEAPPDYRGQGRVRLISTSPPSQGVPPRPHELNSSLDWMGPGEHLEPALVLQWLGSALKKAWGQRTTMKVTFGGAECPCRLQLENPSGHRLYVNLVPAVRVEGTNAFLVTQGPVLRPPEHWVQWFSVDEGNFLRDVTQKMPSNSCHLKCLHMLSVANTKPASLSPEDPVSSFLTSYHLKTIVLYMLLRWPDQQDWTQRQLSRQLQIALGMLEKHLECKWLPHCVQGSRDLGSLQGMSPVFPHTSSVNLFEPLKQDPHLHMVARKDFRRLTARLRMFTRSFCEKTRRRNSEIAENRLNEWPL; encoded by the coding sequence ATGCACGGGCACTGGTTGCTTGGAGTGGAGCTGATCCTGTGTGGGCTAATCTTCTGGGGCCTGTGCTCTAGAAGGAGAAGGTGGAAGAGGGAGCCAAAGGCCGAGCCAGAGGAAGAGTCAGTGGCCAAGCCAGAGGCTGACCCAGAGGTCGAGCCAGAGGAGGAGTCAGAGGAAGAGTCAGTGGCCGAGCCAGAGGAAGAGTCAGTGGCTGAGCCAGAGATCGAGCCAGAGGAGGAGTCGGAGGAAGAGTCAGTGGCCGACCCAGAGGAAGAGTCAGTGGCCGAGCCAGAGGCTGACCCAGAGGTCGAGCCAGAGGAGGAGTCAGAGGAAGAGTCAGTGGCTGAGCCAGAGATCGAGCCAGAGGAGGAGTCGGAGGAAGAGTCAGTGGCCGAGTCAGAGGCCGACCCAGAGGTCGAGCCAGAGGAAAAGTCAGAGGAAGAGTCAGTGGCCGACCCAGAGGAAGAGTCAGTGGCCGAGCCAGAGATCGAGCCAGAGGAGGAGTCAGAGGAAGAGTCAGTGGCCGAGCCAGAGATCGAGCCAGAGGAGGAGCCAGAGGAAGAGTCAGTGGCCGAGTCAGAGGCCAACCCAGAGGTTGAGCCAGAGGAGGAGTCAGAGGAAGTGTTAGTGGCCGACCCAGAGGTCGAGGCAGAGGAGGAGTCAGTGGCCGAGTCAGAGGCCGACCCAGAGGTCGAGCCAGAGGAAGAGTCAGTGGCTAAGTCAGAGGCCGACCCAGAGGTCAGGCCAGAGGCTGGGCCAGAGGAAGAGTCAGAGGCCGACCCACAGGAAGAGTCAGTGCCAAATCCAGAGACTTGGACCAAGAAACAGCTGATAGGCAAGCTTAAAGTCATCTCAAAAGGTGGTGTTGCCGGAGACAGAGACGGAGACATCTGTTTTGTCCAAGAGGTAGTGGAACATCTCCTGGATGTGGCACGGGCCTCCAGCCAGCTGTGTACCGACATGCTGCAGGAAGGCTGTGTGGGTGTGGGCAGCCAGTTTGAGGGCGGTTGGAGCAGCGGAAGACAGAAAGATCCTGATTATGATATGTTGGTAGTCATCAACCCGCCCCGCACTCTCTCCTTCCAGGTGGAGCTTGGCTATAATGATGCAAGCAATCCCCTGGCTTGGGAGGCCCCCCCTGATTACCGCGGGCAGGGAAGGGTGCGTTTAATCAGTACCTCCCCGCCCTCTCAGGGTGTGCCACCCAGGCCTCATGAGCTGAACAGCAGCCTGGACTGGATGGGCCCTGGGGAGCACCTGGAGCCTGCCCTGGTGCTGCAGTGGCTGGGAAGTGCACTTAAGAAGGCCTGGGGCCAAAGGACAACAATGAAGGTGACCTTCGGGGGGGCAGAGTGTCCCTGCAGGCTGCAACTGGAGAATCCTTCAGGCCACAGGCTGTATGTAAACCTGGTGCCTGCAGTGAGAGTGGAAGGCACCAATGCTTTCCTGGTCACCCAGGGACCCGTGCTGCGGCCTCCAGAGCACTGGGTCCAGTGGTTCAGCGTGGACGAGGGCAACTTCCTGCGGGACGTGACTCAGAAGATGCCAAGTAATTCGTGCCACCTGAAATGTCTGCACATGCTCTCCGTCGCCAACACCAAGCCAGCGTCTCTCAGCCCAGAGGACCCTGTGTCCTCCTTCCTGACGTCCTACCATCTGAAGACGATTGTGCTGTACATGCTGCTCAGATGGCCCGATCAGCAGGACTGGACGCAGAGGCAGCTATCTAGGCAGCTCCAAATCGCCCTTGGTATGCTGGAGAAACACCTGGAGTGCAAGTGGCTCCCCCACTGTGTGCAGGGGTCCCGGGACCTAGGCTCGCTCCAGGGGATGTCCCCCGTGTTCCCGCACACATCATCCGTCAACCTCTTCGAGCCACTGAAGCAGGACCCCCATCTGCACATGGTGGCAAGGAAAGACTTCCGGCGGCTAACGGCACGGCTCAGGATGTTCACACGCAGTTTCTGTGAGAAGACCAGACGCAGGAACAGCGAAATCGCAGAGAACAGGCTGAATGAATGGCCACTGTGA
- the LOC136713015 gene encoding dehydrogenase/reductase SDR family member 7B-like, with amino-acid sequence LPFPQTYTPSTVTFDLSDTETVASAAEEIVKCHGHVDILINNAGISYRGTILDTAVDVDKEVMDINYFGPIALTKAILPSMVQRRSGHIVVISSVQGKIAIPFRSALLDKNTAEGRDPRDVADAILKAVGRKKQDVLMAGLLPTVAVYMRTLCPALFFKFMAARARKERKAKDN; translated from the exons CTTCCATTTCCACAGACCTACACCCCCAGTACcgtgacctttgacctgtcgGACACAGAGACCGTGGCCAGCGCGGCGGAGGAGATTGTCAAATGCCACGGTCACGTGGACATCCTGATCAACAACGCCGGGATCAGCTACCGGGGCACGATCCTGGACACCGCCGTGGATGTGGACAAAGAGGTGATGGACATCAACTACTTCGGGCCCATTGCTCTCACTAAAG CGATCCTGCCCTCCATGGTGCAGCGCCGGAGCGGCCACATCGTGGTGATCAGCAGCGTCCAGGGCAAGATCGCCATCCCCTTCAGGTCCGCCT TGCTGGACAAGAACACggccgaggggagggacccccGCGATGTGGCCGACGCGATCCTGAAGGCGGTTGGCAGGAAGAAGCAAGACGTGTTGATGGCCGGCTTGCTGCCCACTGTCGCGGTCTACATGCGCACTCTGTGCCCGGCGCTCTTCTTCAAGTTCATGGCTGCCCGGGCCAGGAAGGAACGCAAAGCCAAGGACAACTAG